In Choloepus didactylus isolate mChoDid1 chromosome 6, mChoDid1.pri, whole genome shotgun sequence, one DNA window encodes the following:
- the LOC119537523 gene encoding olfactory receptor 143-like, translated as MAVENNSFVTEFILMGLTDRPGLQLPLFFLFLMNYVVTVVGNLSLINLICLNSHLHTPMYFFLFNLSFIDLCYSFVFTPKMFMSFNSERNLISFAGCMAQLFFFCFFVNSECYVLTAMAYDRYVAICKPLLYTITMTPQVCSLLMSASYLMGFAGAMAHTGCMIRLTFCNSNTVNHYMCDIFPLLQLSCSSTYANELLVFIIVGTVVILSSLIICMSYALILFNILHMSSTKGWSKAFSTCGSHLITVGLFYGSGLLTYVKPSSSGSVGQEKFFAVLYTNVVPMLNPLIYSLRNKDVKLALKNTLKRIGNRADPVVLP; from the coding sequence ATGGCTGTGGAAAATAATTCTTTTGTGACTGAGTTTATCCTTATGGGATTAACAGACCGACCTGGGCTCCAGTTGCCCCTGTTTTTTCTGTTCTTGATGAATTATGTTGTCACTGTGGTGGGGAATTTGAGCTTAATTAACCTCATTTGCCTCAATTCCcaccttcacacccccatgtactttttcctcttcaATCTGTCCTTCATTGATCTCTGCTATTCATTTGTCTTTACCCCAAAAATGTTTATGAGCTTTAATTCAGAGAGGAACCTCATCTCCTTTGCAGGATGCATGGCTCAgctatttttcttctgcttctttgtcAATTCTGAGTGCTATGTGCTGACAGCCATGGCCTAtgatcgctatgtggccatctgtaagccCCTGCTGTACACCATCACCATGACACCTCAGGTGTGTTCTCTGCTGATGTCAGCTTCATACCTGATGGGGTTTGCTGGTGCAATGGCTCACACAGGATGCATGATCAGGCTGACATTTTGCAATTCCAACACTGTAAACCACTACATGTGTGACATCTTCCCCCTTCTCCAGCTGTCCTGCAGCAGCACCTATGCCAATGAGCTCCTGGTTTTCATTATTGTGGGCACAGTTGTCATATTATCTAGTCTTATTATCTGTATGTCTTATGCTCTGATTCTTTTCAACATCCTCCACATGTCATCAACTAAGGGCTGGTCCAAAGCCTTCAGCACCTGTGGCTCCCACTTAATTACTGTTGGCCTTTTCTATGGATCTGGGCTGCTCACTTATGTCAAGCCATCATCTTCTGGGTCTGTGGGACAGGAGAAGTTTTTTGCTGTGCTGTATACCAATGTGGTGCCCATGCTGAACCCCctcatctacagcctgaggaacaaggatgTCAAACTTGCTCTGAAAAACACCCTGAAGAGAATAGGAAACAGAGCAGATCCAGTGGTGCTGCCTTAG